From a region of the Prosthecobacter sp. SYSU 5D2 genome:
- the feoB gene encoding ferrous iron transport protein B: MSAELPLLAIVGNPNSGKTTVFNHLTGLRQKVGNYPGVTVEKKMGECYSQHGKKLRLIDLPGAYSLNARSPDEAVLRDVLLGRQADTPRPDRVIFIADAANLERNLYLLSQVLELGIPTVLVLNMIDIAKSKDWQIDVKKLSEELGVPVVPMQATSGSGYIELKAAMSREDLPLPRWQSAPLPEDIRAALETTRAGLVQTKAVHEKTTLLEPLYLLSDHDPLHAGIRDAQLGQIQKGRETLNAAHPGWEDQLVADRYAQIEKLTQQVLKRPDKELPTLTQKLDAFLLHPIFGGVTVLAFLMFLFYLIFKVAEGPMDWIDTGFGNLGSWVNDMMPPGDLRDLIVQGAIAGVGGVVIFLPQILILFFFIGIMEDTGYMARLAFILDRMMSVVGLNGKAFIPFLSSYACAIPGVMAARTIESPKDRLITILIAPLASCSARIPVYVLLISAFMPDTVSNLAKAGIMVGLYALGTFGAFFFAWVLNKGIMRGANAPMILEMPSYKMPALRSILLLVWQRARVFLVRAGTIIFGISILIWAASTYPKNEALTERAAMLEEQIAAMEEAVGVDEQDQAGNINHSLAKPGPRVDKDSDEVTEIPENPELVKARTELASLSSQHLAQSFAGRAGHFIEPAIAPLGYDWKIGIGLIGSFAAREVFVNTMSVVYAVQAEEDDDLMPVRDRIREERRPDGTPVFTPLVCISLLVFYVFAMQCVSTMAIVKRETGSWGWMWFQLGFMTGTAYLLSLAVYQIGSAMGY, from the coding sequence ATGAGCGCTGAACTGCCCCTGCTGGCCATTGTCGGCAATCCCAACTCCGGAAAGACCACCGTCTTTAACCATCTGACGGGCCTTCGCCAAAAGGTGGGCAACTACCCTGGTGTGACGGTCGAAAAGAAGATGGGCGAGTGCTATAGCCAGCATGGCAAGAAGTTGCGGCTGATCGACCTGCCGGGGGCCTACAGCCTGAATGCCCGCAGCCCGGATGAGGCGGTGCTGAGAGATGTGCTGCTGGGCCGTCAAGCGGATACGCCCCGGCCTGACCGGGTGATTTTCATCGCCGATGCGGCCAATTTGGAGCGCAATCTGTACCTGCTTTCCCAAGTGCTGGAGCTGGGAATTCCGACGGTGCTGGTGCTGAACATGATAGACATCGCCAAGTCCAAGGATTGGCAGATTGACGTGAAGAAGCTGTCTGAGGAGCTGGGAGTGCCGGTGGTGCCGATGCAGGCGACGAGCGGGAGCGGCTACATCGAGCTGAAGGCGGCCATGAGCCGGGAGGACCTTCCCCTGCCCCGCTGGCAGTCCGCCCCGCTGCCGGAGGACATCCGCGCGGCGCTGGAGACGACGCGTGCCGGGCTTGTGCAGACCAAGGCGGTGCATGAAAAGACGACGCTGCTGGAGCCGCTGTACCTGCTTTCCGATCATGACCCGCTGCACGCAGGCATCCGCGATGCGCAACTGGGCCAGATTCAAAAAGGGCGGGAAACGCTGAATGCGGCGCACCCCGGCTGGGAGGACCAACTGGTGGCGGACCGGTATGCGCAGATCGAAAAGCTGACGCAACAGGTGCTGAAGCGGCCAGATAAGGAACTGCCGACGCTGACTCAAAAGCTGGATGCGTTTTTACTGCACCCTATTTTTGGCGGCGTGACGGTGCTGGCTTTTTTGATGTTCCTTTTCTATCTGATCTTCAAGGTGGCTGAGGGTCCGATGGACTGGATTGACACGGGTTTTGGCAACCTGGGAAGCTGGGTGAATGACATGATGCCGCCGGGGGATTTGAGGGACCTGATCGTCCAGGGGGCGATTGCAGGTGTAGGCGGGGTGGTCATCTTCCTGCCGCAGATTTTGATCCTTTTTTTCTTCATCGGGATCATGGAGGACACAGGTTACATGGCGCGGCTGGCCTTCATCCTGGACCGGATGATGAGCGTGGTTGGGCTGAACGGGAAGGCTTTTATCCCCTTCCTGAGTTCCTATGCCTGTGCGATTCCTGGCGTGATGGCGGCGAGGACCATTGAAAGCCCTAAGGACCGCCTTATCACCATCCTCATTGCGCCCCTGGCGAGCTGCTCGGCGCGTATCCCCGTGTATGTGCTGCTGATCAGCGCGTTTATGCCGGATACGGTGTCCAATCTGGCCAAGGCAGGGATCATGGTGGGGCTATACGCCTTGGGGACTTTTGGGGCTTTTTTCTTCGCCTGGGTGCTGAACAAGGGGATCATGCGAGGGGCTAATGCCCCGATGATTTTGGAAATGCCGTCGTATAAAATGCCGGCGCTGCGATCCATTTTGCTGCTGGTGTGGCAGCGGGCCCGGGTGTTCCTGGTGCGGGCGGGGACGATCATTTTCGGGATCTCGATCCTGATCTGGGCAGCCTCAACCTATCCGAAAAACGAGGCGCTGACGGAGCGTGCTGCCATGCTGGAGGAGCAGATCGCGGCCATGGAGGAAGCGGTCGGCGTGGATGAGCAGGATCAGGCCGGTAACATCAATCACTCCCTGGCCAAACCGGGGCCACGGGTGGATAAAGATTCCGACGAGGTAACTGAGATTCCTGAGAATCCTGAGCTGGTGAAAGCCCGCACGGAGCTGGCCTCCCTCAGTTCGCAGCATCTGGCGCAGAGTTTTGCGGGCCGGGCGGGGCACTTCATTGAGCCGGCGATTGCGCCGCTGGGTTATGACTGGAAGATCGGCATTGGCCTCATCGGCAGTTTTGCAGCCCGTGAGGTGTTTGTGAATACCATGTCCGTGGTCTATGCAGTGCAGGCGGAAGAGGATGATGACCTGATGCCGGTGAGGGACCGGATTCGCGAAGAGCGGAGACCTGACGGCACACCTGTTTTTACACCGCTCGTCTGCATCAGCCTGCTGGTGTTTTATGTGTTTGCCATGCAATGCGTGAGCACCATGGCGATTGTGAAACGGGAAACCGGAAGCTGGGGCTGGATGTGGTTCCAGCTCGGTTTCATGACCGGCACGGCCTACTTGCTGTCGCTGGCGGTTTACCAGATCGGCAGCGCGATGGGGTATTGA
- a CDS encoding FeoA family protein: MHATSTLSKLPVGQSGIIQSMPTGRAGLTRLRELGLTPGAKVTMVRRAPLGEPIEVTVRGSHLAMRNHEAADISITLA; encoded by the coding sequence ATGCACGCTACCTCCACCCTTTCCAAACTCCCTGTCGGTCAGTCCGGCATCATTCAATCCATGCCTACGGGGAGGGCGGGGCTGACACGGCTGCGCGAACTGGGGCTGACACCGGGTGCCAAGGTGACGATGGTCAGGCGCGCGCCGCTGGGCGAGCCCATCGAGGTCACAGTGCGCGGATCCCACCTGGCGATGCGTAATCATGAGGCGGCTGACATTTCCATCACCCTGGCATGA
- a CDS encoding 6-bladed beta-propeller has product MKTRRHFLAGLTTAAAATFTQTLRAAPDPKKDVVIGHGDHRYKVIKDWVTPGQGRHHPILNCHEMVQVKDGRLFMVGDHWDNQMLVYKPDGTILESWGSAWPGGHGLSLSRENGEEFLFVTDSGLWKSGGSGYRQTGRVVKIDLAGREIFSLSHPMSVGAYEPDQFFNPTETAVAPNGDIYVVDGYGSNFVLRYDHKGKFISRFGGKEGVPEQERLNNAHGIEIDRRQGDDKATVLVTSRADHCFRRFSLEGKYIETIEVPGCKVCRPVISGQELYAGVCWSVDPVRNKLPQNPSGFTVILDAAGQVISAPGGTNPTYEEGKLKPLQQAQPIIDHGHDVCVLGNGDLIVCQWNAFQTYPIKLEKV; this is encoded by the coding sequence ATGAAGACACGCCGCCATTTTCTCGCCGGGCTCACCACTGCTGCCGCTGCCACTTTTACCCAGACCCTGCGCGCGGCACCGGATCCCAAAAAGGATGTCGTCATTGGTCATGGCGACCACCGTTATAAAGTCATCAAGGACTGGGTGACGCCGGGGCAGGGGAGGCATCACCCCATCCTGAACTGTCATGAAATGGTGCAGGTGAAGGATGGCCGTCTCTTCATGGTGGGCGACCATTGGGATAACCAAATGCTGGTTTACAAACCTGACGGCACCATCCTGGAATCCTGGGGCAGCGCCTGGCCGGGCGGGCATGGGCTCAGCCTTAGCCGGGAAAACGGGGAGGAGTTTCTCTTCGTCACGGACAGCGGTCTTTGGAAAAGCGGAGGCAGCGGTTATCGCCAGACGGGACGTGTGGTGAAGATTGACCTCGCTGGCCGGGAGATTTTTAGCCTGAGCCACCCGATGAGCGTGGGGGCCTATGAACCGGACCAGTTTTTCAATCCCACCGAAACTGCCGTCGCCCCCAATGGCGACATTTACGTCGTGGATGGTTATGGGTCCAACTTTGTCCTGCGCTACGACCACAAAGGCAAGTTCATCTCCCGCTTCGGTGGCAAGGAAGGCGTGCCGGAGCAGGAGCGGCTGAATAACGCCCACGGCATCGAGATTGACCGCCGCCAGGGTGATGACAAGGCCACCGTGCTCGTCACTTCCCGCGCGGACCATTGTTTCCGCCGCTTCTCGCTGGAGGGCAAATACATTGAAACCATCGAAGTGCCCGGCTGCAAAGTCTGTCGTCCGGTCATCTCCGGCCAGGAGCTTTATGCCGGTGTCTGCTGGTCCGTAGATCCGGTGCGGAACAAGCTTCCCCAGAATCCCTCCGGCTTCACGGTCATTCTGGATGCAGCAGGCCAGGTTATCAGCGCCCCGGGTGGCACCAATCCGACCTATGAGGAAGGGAAACTCAAGCCGCTTCAGCAGGCCCAGCCCATCATTGACCATGGCCACGATGTTTGCGTCTTGGGAAATGGCGACCTCATCGTCTGCCAGTGGAACGCCTTCCAGACCTATCCGATCAAGCTCGAAAAAGTTTAA